From Carya illinoinensis cultivar Pawnee chromosome 5, C.illinoinensisPawnee_v1, whole genome shotgun sequence, one genomic window encodes:
- the LOC122308784 gene encoding uncharacterized protein LOC122308784 yields the protein MKFDDESGVSLERPFCHCGIPAKLRISAKDTSFGRRFFNCPNYKFNKQCGFFQWVDLEMEQNYCCKITLELAQRRNDRINQERVTAEAAKFSAMEKKYNGTLKVLYLSWFCIVVLCAVIVFYVNDNHVSHG from the exons ATGAAG TTTGACGACGAAAGTGGTGTTAGTTTGGAAAGACCATTTTGCCATTGTGGGATTCCAGCAAAGTTAAGGATTTCTGCCAAAGATACTAGTTTTGGCAGACGGTTTTTCAATTGTCCAAATTATAAGTTCAACAAACAATGCGGATTTTTTCAATGGGTTGATCTTGAAATGGAACAAAACTATTGTTGCAAAATCACATTAGAGTTAGCTCAAAGAAGGAACGACAGGATCAATCAAGAACGTGTAACAGCTGAAGCGGCAAAATTTAGCGCTATGGAAAAGAAGTACAATGGAACATTAAAAGTTTTATATCTTTCATGGTTTTGTATTGTTGTTCTATGTGctgtaattgttttttatgtgAACGATAATCATGTATCACATGGTTAG